The Nitrospiraceae bacterium sequence CTGGGATTTCAATGATCTCCATTCGATCCCGGAGTGCGGAAAGGATGGGATCCGTCAAATTTGCGGTCGTAATAAACATGACTTCACTGAGGTCGACGGGGACTCCGAGATAGTGATCGACGAACGCATGATTCTGTTCCGGATCAAGCACCTCCAGCAAGGCGGCCGAGGGATCTCCACGGAAATCGGTTCCAATCTTATCGACTTCATCTAACATGAACACGGGGTTATTGGTCCCTGCCTGTTTAATCCCCTGGACAATCCTTCCCGGCAATGCTCCAACATAGGTCCGGCGATGTCCTCGAATTTCGGCTTCGTCTCGTGTTCCACCTAAACTCATGCGAACGAATTCCCGTCCCATGGCACGGGCGATCGATTTACCCAAAGAAGTTTTGCCGACTCCGGGAGGACCCACAAAACACAAGATGGGACCTTTCATTTTAGCTTTAAGTTTGCGCACGGCGAGATATTCCAGAATTCGTTCCTTGACCCGTTCCAGATCGTAGTGATCCTCCTGCAGAACATGTTTTGCCTGGGGAATGTCGAGGGTATCCTCAGAATGACGGTTCCAAGGTAGTTCCACCATCCATTCCAAGTAGGTACGGATCGTCCCGGCCTCGGCCGTATCCTGGTGGGTTTTTTCCAAACGTTTCAGTTGTTTCTCCGCTTCTTTCAGGACCTTGTCCGGCATGCTGGCTTCTTGAATTTTTCGACGAAATTCGGCCACTTCTTCAGATCGGTCATCGAGTTCTCCCAACTCTTTCTGGATCGCTTTGAGTTGTTCGCGAAGGAAGTATTCTCGTTGCGTCTTATCCATTTCCCCCTTGGCTTCAGCTTGGATTTTCTGTTGCATGGACAACACGTCCTGCTCATTGCCCAGGATTTCATTCACTCGCCTGAGGCGAAGAAGAGGATCGTCAATTTCGAGAACTCCCTGAGTGGTCTCAATATTGAGCCCAAGATTGGAAGCGATAATGTCTGCCAGCCGTCCAGGGTCGTCAAGATTTTCAATGACGGTCAGCACATCCGGCATCAGCACTTTTCCTAAGCCGACAATTTTTTCCAAGGACTCTCGGGTAGAGCGAACGATGGCTTCTTTCTCCAAGGAAGGAAGCGCTTTAGGTGATTCGGTCAAAGTTTTGATGCGGACGGAGAAAAATGGATTGGTTTGGGTAAATTCTTGAACCCGGGCCTTTGTGAGGCCCTGGACGAGTATTTTGATACGGGCATCCGGAAGTTTCAGCATGCGCATGATGACGCCGACTGTGCCTATTTGATAGAGGTCTTGGGTCTCCGGCACTTCCACATCTTGATTTTTTTGAGTGGTTAAAAAGATTAAGCGGTTGGAGGAGAGGGCCGTTTCAATGGCCTTAATGGACATGTCACGCCCAACAAAGAGGGGAAGCACCATATAGGGAAAGACGACAATGTCCCGCACTGGCAGGAGGGGTAATTCCTCTGGGATCTGTTCAATAGACGGTGTGGGAATCTCCGGGTAGTCTTCAGTCATCAGTTTCATTTCTAACGATCAACCAATGGATTCATCAAAGATTTGGCCAAAATGGTGAACAGTGTTTCTCTAAATCTCTTCATCGGTAAGGGGACGTTACCAGACAGAGCAGGGATATCTTCGGACCCATGGT is a genomic window containing:
- the lon gene encoding endopeptidase La, with the protein product MTEDYPEIPTPSIEQIPEELPLLPVRDIVVFPYMVLPLFVGRDMSIKAIETALSSNRLIFLTTQKNQDVEVPETQDLYQIGTVGVIMRMLKLPDARIKILVQGLTKARVQEFTQTNPFFSVRIKTLTESPKALPSLEKEAIVRSTRESLEKIVGLGKVLMPDVLTVIENLDDPGRLADIIASNLGLNIETTQGVLEIDDPLLRLRRVNEILGNEQDVLSMQQKIQAEAKGEMDKTQREYFLREQLKAIQKELGELDDRSEEVAEFRRKIQEASMPDKVLKEAEKQLKRLEKTHQDTAEAGTIRTYLEWMVELPWNRHSEDTLDIPQAKHVLQEDHYDLERVKERILEYLAVRKLKAKMKGPILCFVGPPGVGKTSLGKSIARAMGREFVRMSLGGTRDEAEIRGHRRTYVGALPGRIVQGIKQAGTNNPVFMLDEVDKIGTDFRGDPSAALLEVLDPEQNHAFVDHYLGVPVDLSEVMFITTANLTDPILSALRDRMEIIEIPGYSEEEKLGIAQRYLIPRQLEEHGITEEHLLLTDPCLARIISQYTKEAGVRNLERELANIMRKVAKRIAEGKIKRYQVTPRNLHHYLGVPKYVPDQEQEKDEVGVSTGLAWTETGGDVLYIEASAIKGKGLLTLTGHLGDVMKESAHAALTYIRSQAKSLGINPDLFTKQDIHVHVPAGAIPKDGPSAGITMATALASCLSNQPVRRDLAMTGEVTLRGRILAIGGLKEKVLAAKRAHIKTIVIPKRNQKDLDDIPKHLLRGLEFIYVENMSEVLKVALRRKNRHDLNSSMTHGHSSSGRRKKVASPVTRRPLRQSITKTR